The DNA segment CGGGTCTACGAGCTCGACGGCATGATCCCCAACGACATCCGCGACTTCGCGGACCGCGCGTCGTGTCCCGACGCCAACCTGCCCGAGGATCCGACGCCCGAGAACATCCTCGAGGTGCTACTGGAGGCCGAGCGATGTGCGATCCGCACCTGGAGCGAGGTCTGTGACATGACCCGCGAGTGCGACCCCCGCACCTACGACATGGCCCAGCGCATCCTCCAGGAGGAGATGGACCACGAGGCGTGGTTCATCGAGCTGCTCAGCATGGAGCGCGACGGCGAGGTCAACCCCGCGGGCCACTTCGTCCGCGGCGAGCCCGGCGACGCGCCCTACTCCAAGAACAACCCCTTCAACGAGAGCGCCTAAGCGTTCGAATTCACGCGGCTCACCGCGCCCGCTTTCCCACCCTTTTTCGCACGCCGATCCCAACCCTCGTCGATGGGAGAAACGACGTACAGCGTGGAGATCGTCGTACCCGAGGACGCCGACTCGGAACGCGCCGGAGAGGTCGTCGAGATCGAGGTCGGAGAGGAGGAGTACGTGCTCGCGGCCGCACGAAACGAGGGGCTGTGGCTGCCCGCGGACTGCCAGCAGGGCTGGTGTACCACCTGTGCCGCGGAGCTGCTGGAGGGCGAGGTCGACCAGTCCGACGCCAAACGGTACTACGAGGTCGACGACGACGAGGACATGACCCTCATCTGTACCGCCAAACCTCGTTCGGATCTACGGATCCGCTCCCACCAGCACCGAGAGATGCTCGAACACCGTGCCGAGTACGACAAGCCGCCGGGGAAGTCGAAGCTCGGCTGATCACGTCCCGAGACGCTCAGCTGATCGTCACGCTCAGTCCGTCGTCCGCGATCCGGACGTCGCCGTCGTAGTGCTCTCCGACCGACTCCAGCATCTCCTCGTGTCGTCCCTCCGTGTGCGGGTAGAGGTGCGTGATGTAGACCCGACCGATCTCGTGGCCGGCGAGGGTCTCGCCGAGCTCGGCGGGCGTCGGGTGGCCCGAGACGTCGACGTCGTCGGGGAACGAACAGTCGTGGACCAGGACGGCGGAGTCCTCGGCGAAGCTCGCGAGCCCCTCGAACGCCTCGCTGTCGCCGCTGAACGTGAACAGGTCGTCGAACCGATAGGCCAGACAGTACATCGAGTGGCGCGTCTCGTAGCCCTCGACCTCGAAGCCGGCGACCTCGAAGTCGTGCGGGCCGACCTCCCGAACCGTGAGGTCGAGGCGGTCCTGCATGTACTCGTGGACGTCCAGCAGGCCGTCGATGAGCGACTCCGTCCCCTCCGGGCCGACGATCTCGAGGTGCTCCTCGCCGGCGAGCCAGCGGGCCTTCATCAGCGGCATGAGGTCGGCGACGTGATCGAGGTGGTGGTGGGTCAACAGCAGCGAGGAGACGCCCTCGTAGCCGACGTCCGTTCGCGCGAGACCGTGGAGGACGCCGCTGCCGCAGTCGACGAGCAGTCGCCGACCGCCGTCGCTCAACAGCAGCCCGGTCTGTGAACGCTCGCCGGTGGGCATCGCGCTGCCCGTTCCGAGGAAGGTGATGCGCATGCGAACGTCTGCGACGAGCCGACGGTTAACGCCTTCGGGGCCGCCACGTACCGTTCGTCCCGAGCGCGATCGCCCGTTCACTTCCACCCTGCTCACCCAACCCACTTACCCGTCCGACCCCGAGGGAGAGCCGATGGACGGGGACGAGACGCCGGCGGGCGTCGACGGCCTCCCGTTCGACCCCGACGCGGTCGAGGTCGACGACCGGGAGGTCCTCGAACTGTTCGAACCCGCGGTTCGAGAGTGGTGGCTCCGCGAGTTCGGCGCGTTCGTCCCGGAGAACGGGGGGTTCTTCACGCCACCACAGAAGGAGGCGATCCCGGCGATCCACGGACGCGAGAACGTCCTCATCTGTTCGCCGACCGGCAGCGGCAAGACGCTCGCGAGCTTCGCCGCGATCATCAACGAGCTGTTCGTCCGCGAACGATCCGGAGAGCGAGCGAACGAGGACGCCACTCCGGACGAAGGTAACGACGAGAGCGGAACCGATGGCGACGAGGACGACAACGACGAGAACGGCGGCGGGCTCGAGAACTCGGTCTACTGTCTGTACGTCTCGCCGCTGAAGTCGCTCGCGAACGACATCGGGCGCAACCTCGACGAGCCGCTCAGCGGCGTCGCGGAGATCCTCGAGGAGCGCGGCGAGTCGACGGAGATCCGCCACGCGATCCGCCACGGCGACACCCCATCGAGCGAGCGCCAGCGGATGCTCGAGGAGACGCCACACATCCTGAACACCACCCCCGAAACGCTCGCCATCCTGCTCAACTCCCCGAAGTTCCGCGAGAAGCTCCGAACCGTCGAGTACGTGATCGTCGACGAGATCCACAGCCTCGCGGAGAACAAGCGCGGTACGCACCTCTCGGTGAGCCTCGAACGCCTCGAGAACCTCGCGGAACGCTCGCCGACACGGATCGGCTGCTCGGCGACGGTCGAGCCGTTGGAGACGATGGCGGAGTTCCTCGTCGGCTGCGAGGAGGGAGAATCGGGGGAGATGGAGCCGCGCGAGTACGAGATCGTCGACACCCGGTTCGTCCGCGAGTACGACGTCGAGCTCGCCTGTCCGACGGACGACCTGATTCACACGCCCAGGGAACTCGTCCAGGAGCGGTTCTACGACGAACTCGACGGGCTGATCGGCGAGCACACCAACACCATCGTCTTCACGAACACACGCTCGGGCGCCGAGCGCGTCCTCCAGAACCTCCGCGAGCGTCCCGGCTACGACGAGTCGAACTCGGGCTGTCACCACGGTAGCCTCTCGCGGGAGTCGCGCCAGCGCGTCGAGGAGGGGCTGAAAGCGGGCGAACTGGACGTGGTGACCACCTCCACGAGCCTCGAGCTCGGCATCGACATGCCCCACGTCGACCTCGTCGTACAGGTCGGCTCGCCCAAGTCGGTGGCCTCGCTGCTCCAGCGTGTGGGCCGGGCGGGACACCGGCTGGGCCGAACCGTCACGGGGCGGGTGATCGCGCTGGATCGCGACGAGCTGATCGAGTGTGCGGTGATGCTCCGGAAGGCCGAGGAGGGGTTCGTCGACCGGGTGTTCGTCCCCGAGAACGCCACGGACGTCGCCGCCCAGCACGTCTACGGCATGGCGATCGCCCAAATACGCCCCGAGCGCGAGGTGAAGGCCACGCTGAAGCGGGCCTACCCCTACCGCGACTTCCCCGATCGACAGTACGAGTCGCTGATGCGCTATCTGACGGCGGAGTACGAGGGACTCGAGGAGAGGAACGTCTACGCGAAGATCTGGCGCGACGAGAACGACCCGCCCGACGGCCAGCACCATTACCCCGAACATCCCGTCGGCGAGCCGCTGATCGGCAAGCGCGGCCGGCTCGCCCGCGTGATCTACATGACGAACATCGGGACGATCCCCGACAGCTTCACGTGCACCGTCCTCACCCGCGGAGAGAACGAGCGGGTCGGCGATCTCGACGAGAGCTACCTCGACACGCTCGATCCCGGCGACGTGTTCGTTCTGGGCGGCCAGCACTTCGAGTTCCGGTACAGGAGGGGGTCGAAAGTGTACGTCGACCGGACGAACGCACGGCCGACGGTCCCCTCCTGGTTCTCCGAACGCCTGCCGCTCTCGTACGACCTCGCCTGCGAGATCCTCGGGTTCAATCGCGAACTGACGGAGCACTACGGGGCCGGCGGGCCGCCGGCGGTGCGAAACTGGCTCCGGGAGTTCCCGATCGACGACCACAGCGTCCGCGCGATCACCCGGATGTTCGACGAGCAGGTGCGTTACGCCGGCCTCGAGAGCGTGAGCACCGACGAGCGGCTGGCGATCGAGGAGGAGCACGACCGCGACGAGTACAAACGCCGCTACTACGTCCGCTCGAACTACGGCCGACGGTTCAACGAGGGGTTCTCCAGGCTGCTGGCCTATCGGTGTGCCCAGTCGGCGAACGCGAACGTCAACGTCGCCGTCGCGGACAACGGCTTCGCGCTGTCGATGCCGCTCAACCGGAAGGTCGATCTCGTAGGACTGATCGAGGGACTCGATCCCGAGAACGTCCGGGGGCTGCTCCGCGAGAGCCTCGCGGGAACCGACCTCCTCCAGCGGTACTTCCGAATCAACGCCACCCGGTCGCTGATGATCCTGAAACGCTACAAGGGCTACGAGAAATCGGCGAGCCAACAGCAGGTCTCGAGCGAGATGCTGCTGGGGTTCGCGGGCGACCTCGAGGAGTTCGCCGTCCTTGAGGAGACCTACCGCGAGATCCTCGAGGACAAACTCTCCGTCTCGGCGATCGGAGACGTTCTGCGGTCGATTCGCGACGGCGAACTAACGATCGAACGCGAGCGCGTCGACTCGCCGTCGCCGCTCTCCTTCGGCCTGGCAACGCTGTCGGCGAGCGACGTCGTCCTCGCGGAGGACGAGAGCGCCGTGCTCAAGGAGTTCCACGACCGGGTGCTCGAGACGATCGGCGAGGACGCGGCCGTCCTCGGTAACTGATCGAGCGATCGACGGTCGTTCGGTCGACGAATCCGAGAGGTTCCGACGACCGGTTCGAGACGAGCGTTAGTTCGCAGCGCAGTTGTTCGGCCCGAGTTCGAGCCGTGCGGTCTCCTCGCCGAGCGGTTCCAGTCCCCAGTTGACCCGCTTGATGCGTCGGTAGTTCGCCGGCGTCTCTCCGAGACCCTCGACGACGCGCTCGACGAACGCCGCCTCGCTATCGATAGCCAGTAAATCGTTCGTCGTGCGGAGCTCGCCGAGCGTCGTCGCCAACGGACGGTCGGTCTCGCTGCCGAAGTGGCCCGGGAGGACGAGGGTTTCCTCGGGCATAGCGGCTATCTCTCGCAGAGTGGCGAACAGCCGCGCCGCGGCCCGCCGAACCGCGGCCTCGTCATCGTCCTCGAGGTCGGGCCGACCGACGCTCCGGACGAACAGCGTATCACCCGAGAGGAGCGCGTTTCCGAAACGCAGCGAGACGCTGCCCGGCGTGTGGCCGGGCGTGTGGACCACCTCGAGAGCACGTTCGCCGACGGCGATCCGGTCGCCGCCCTCGATCGAGACGTACCAGTCGAGATGCCCGCCGTCGGCCTCGTGGAGGAGGTAGGGAACGGTCAGTTCGGCGGCGAGTCTGCGGCCGCCGCTGACGTGATCCGCGTGGGCGTGAGTATCGACGACGCCGACGATCTCGAGGTCACGCTCGCGCGCGATGTCGACGTACTCCTGGACGTAGAGGCTGGGATCGACTACGACCGCCTCGCCGTCGTCGTGGACGACGTACGAGAGACAGCCCGTCCCCGGACGGACGACCTGTACCACGCCGTCGACACTCCCGATCTCGTAGGACTGGTGGACCCGTCCCCAGCCCCGCATCCCGTCGGTCATCGAGGCGGCGTCGTAGCCCCGTTCGCGGAGGAAGTCGGCCGCGCGGGCGGAGGTCACCCCCGCCACGCAGACGACGTACACCGGCACGTCCGCGGGGATCTCGCCCGTCTCGATCGCTGCCTCGAGCCCGTCGTAGTCCTTTGCGAGGAGCTGGTCGTAGAGCGGGACGTTGTACGCCCCGTCGATGTGCCACTTCTCGTAGTCGCGCTCGCGCCGGACGTCGAGGAGAAAGGCGTCCGCGTCGTCACTGAGCTCCGCTATCCGCGCCGGGTTCACTCCAGTTGCTCTACTTTCCATTGCCGTTCACTACGGCTGTACGTACGTCACCGGTCGTGATAAGCTAGAGACGGAGCCGTGTCTCGTGTCGGGTGGACCGAACTGGTGGGTCGATCATCGCTCTGCCCAGTCGACGATCCGCCCGTAGAGGTCGTCAGACCGGAGCGCGTCGCCCGTTCCGACGAGGACGAGCGACTTCTTCGCCCGGGTCAGTGCGACGTTCACCCGGCGGTAGTCGTCGAAGATCGGTCCCTCCATGTCGGCGGAATCGCTCGCGACCAGCGAGACGATCACGACCTCCTTGCTCGATCCCTGAAACCGATCGACGGTGTCGACCGTCACCGCCTCGGGTACCCGTCCGTCGATCGTCGTCACCTGCGCGCGGAAGGGTGCGATGACGCCGATGTCGGCCGGGTCGACGCCCGCTTCGGCGAACCGCTCGACGAGTTCGGCGATCCGCCCCGCTTCCCGTTCGTCGGTGTGTCTCCCGTCGTCGCCCTCGACGTCGACGAACGACGCTCGCTCTCTGAGGGCTTCGGGGAGCGCCTCGAACGAGACGCTCTCGAGGTCGTCGATCCGCTGGCGGGCGACTGCTCCCGTCGCCGGCCGGAGCTTCCCGTCGTAGAACTCACGCGAGGAAAAGGACTGGATCCGCTGGGCCATGCGGTACTGGCGATCGAGCATCACACCCGCCTCGGGGTGGGTTTCGATCAACCGCTCGAACAGCGACCGCGAGAGCTCGTTCTCCGTGCGGACCACGGGCGGGAGCTGGTGATGGTCGCCGACGAGGACGAACCGTTTCGCTCGATTGATCGCCGCGAGCGTCGCGGGCTCCGTGAGCTGGGAGGCCTCGTCGACCAGCGCGACGTCGAACTCCTGCTCGCGCATGATCCGCGAGCCACAGCTCGCGGTCGTCGCGGCCACGACGGACGCCTCGCGCAGCTCCCGTGCTCGCTCCTCGGGATCGCCCCGACGCTCGAGCAGGAACGGCTGCATGTCCGGGCGCACCCCGTGTTCGGTGCCGAAGCGGACGAACTCCGTGAAGCCCTGGTCGCGAAGCGCCTCCAGCGCGTTGTCGACCGCGCGGTTCGTAAAGGCCGACAGCAGCACTCGGTCGCCGCGCTCGACCAGCGCGCGGATCGTCCGGGCGATGGTGTAGGTCTTCCCGGTTCCCGGCGGGCCGTGGATCAGCGCGAAGTCCTCGGCGGCGACGGCTTGTCTGACGGCCTCGTCCTGGGAGGCGTTGTTCCCGATGAACGTCTCCTCGCTCTCGCCGAACTCGGGCGCCTCCTCGCCGAACAGCACCGCCTTCCTGCGGGGGTCGCCCTTCAACAGCGCGTCGTGGAGCGCCGTGAGCATCCCGTCAGAACTCATGTCCGAGGGATAGACGTCGAGCCGTCTCAGCGGAACCGGCTCGTCGGTCGCGACGACGACCTCCTCGCCCAGGCGCTCGATTCGCGCGAGCTCCGCGTGGCCTCGGATGGGATCGCCGTCGCTCGCGAGCGCCACGTCGCCCTCGCGGAGCTTCGAGACGGCACCGGAGCCGCGGGCGCGAAGCTCCCAGCGGCCGTCCTCGCGCATCGTCTCGCTGACGGGCTCGAGGCCGATCAGCGCGCGGTCGTCGTCGGCGCGCTCCTGGGGGGTCTGTTCCCAGAGCTTCGCGTACTCGCGGTGGGTCTCGCGGCGTTCCTCCTCGATCAGGCGGTAGGTCCGATCGAAGTACTCGCGCTCGTGCTCGGGGAGGGCACTCGCGATCTTCCCGGCCTTCGACTCCTGGTCGAGGCGTCCGGAGACCACCATGCAGGTGTCCTGCTCGAAGCAGTACTCGCATTTGGCGTCGGCCTCGTAGCCCGTCGGCACGCCGAAGCCGTGCTCCATGGCGGCGATCTCGTTTCGCGTCCGAACGACGAACTCGAGCAGCCCGTGTCCGATCGAGAACTCCTTGGCCGGCGAGAGGTCGCCCGTCGCCTCGTTCCGGTCGAGTGCGGAGTTCTTCGTATACAGAAGCGTACCGGTGTCTGGCGGCTCCGTGTCGCCGGACGCCGTCCGGCTGCCAGCGGGACCTCGTCCCGCGCTATCGCCGGAGCCGTTGGCTCCGGCTGCCCGAGACGTCGAAGACGTCTCGCTGTCCACGCCGCCGCGCTCCTCGAGCAACAGCGCGTAGCAGGCGGCCTGGATCTTGTCCTGGAAGCGCGGATCGCGATTGGTGTTCTTCCCCGTCTTCAGCTCGACGGGCATCCCCCGCCGGAGCGCGTCAGCCCGGCCCTTGATGCCGAAGCGCTCGCTGATCAGCGTGTACTCGCTCCGCCAGTCGTCCTCCTCCCCCAAGGTCCCCTGCGAGAGCCAGCCGTCGATCGCGCGGGCGTTCGCGCGGACGTCGGCCTCGACCTCCGCGGCCGACTTCTCCAGCAGCCCGAGTTCGAGACCCGCCTCGGCGACCCGGTCCTCGACCGCGGCGTCGAACTCCCGGCCACGGAGCAGGTCGCCGAACACCTCGTGGACGATGGTCCCCTTCACGACGGGGTAGTTGAGCGGCACGCCCGAGAGCTTGTTCAGGTAGTACATCCGGGGACACTGCACCCACGAGCGGACGTCGGTGACGTTGACGAGGAAGTCCGGCTCGAGGACGACGTACGACCCTTTCGACGTGGCATAACCGCGCTCGCCACGGAACTCCGTCTCCTCGACGTCGGTGACCAGCAGCTCCATCCCCGGCTCCAGCAGCTCGGCCGTCTCGACCCACTTTCCCCAGAGCGTGACCGTGAACTCCCTGCCGATGACCTCCGATCGCTCGCCTTCGAGGCGTTCCACTCCGCCGTCGGATTCCGGATCCGACGAGGATCGCGAAGCTCCACGCCGCTCACTTCCGGAGGATTTCCGTCGATCCTCGGCCCCCTGCGTGGTGTCGCGTCCCTTCACGTCATCGATCCGGACGAGCGGCTCGGCGAGTTCCCGTTCACCGTACTGCGTCGAAACGCTCCGTCGCTCGCCGGGGTCGATGACGGTTCCGCGTATCTGCACGGTCGAACCAGGCCGGCGCCGCGAAAAACGCTGTCGGTTACCGCCCTAACAGCGGGACGTAGGCGTGCATCCCCTTCGCCAGGCCGTTCGAGAGCGGCAGCGGTCGCCAGGAGAGGTCGTAGATCAGCCCGTCGTCCTCGTCGCCGCTGCTCACCTCGTGGGCCCACTCGTCGCGCGACTCCTCGACGTGCATGTGAAAGAAGTGCCGCGCGACGCGTTTCCCGTCCGGGCGGCGCCACCGGTCGGAGGCGAGGTGGAACACCGGCGAGTCGTGGGCGATCCCCGACTCCTCACGAAGCTCACGCCGGACGGCGACCTCGGGGGTCTCGTGGCGGTCGATGCCGCCCTTCGGAACCTGGACGCCGGCGTCCGGATCGGCGCGCTCGCGGAACACCAGTAGCTGGTCTCCCTCCTCGTCGGTCCGTCTCGTGACGTACGCGTAGGCCTTCTGCGAGTAGGCCGATCCCAGACCTGACATACCCCTCACGTTATTCGTACAGCGAATAAACCGTTTCGGCTGCAGATGTCGACCCGAGCGAGTGCGGAGCCTGGCCGACACCCGCTTGCCGGTCGGCGGAGAACGGCCGGCATGCGGATTCGCGAGTGACCTAGCATCGTGCAGGACGTCGTCGAGTCGGGCGAGGACCCCGACGGCTGGCGGGCGGCCGGCGGGAAACGCGCGGATGGGCTCGGCACGGACCTCTATCTCGGCCACCCGCGAGCCGGCGTCTACCAGATCAAGACGTACGCGAGAAACCCCTTCTCGGTCGAGGGCGTCGGCACGCGGGTGGCACGCCGCCTCGACGACGAGATCGGTTCGTTCCTACCGACCGAGGGCGAGGGTCGCTTCGCCGTCCGGTCCGCACCCGGCGACGAGGAGGAGGCGAAGGTACGTGCGAGACGCCTCGAGGAGACAATCAGGGCCCACGCCGACGCGCCGACGACGCCCGACGCGCTGTTCGAGGACGTGATGGATGCGGTCGAGAGCCCCGCGTTCGGCCCGATGGAGTACGACGGCTACGGCCGCCCCGAGAGCCTCGACCGTCTCGCGGAAAGCTTCGAGGAGGCCGAGTCGCTGCTCGACGCCGAACTTGACGAGTTGATCGAGAGCGACGAGGTCGACCGCGGGTTCCAGTAGGTTAAGTCCGCGCGGGCCGACGATCCGACATGGACGCCGAGAGCACGCTTCTCGAGTACTACGACGCGCTCCGCGCCGGCGAGCCCCTCCACCCGTACTTCGCCGAGGAGGAGGGTGCGCTGAAGTTCGGCATCTCCGAGCGCCTCGACGGCTACGAGGAGATCGAGGACGGCCTTCGCGAGCAGACGGAGACGACCGACGACTGGACGGTCGAGAGCCGCGACCTCGTCGTGACCGAACGCGAGCGGACCGCCTGGTTCGGCGACGACGTCCGGATGGCCTGGACGACCGCCGACGGCGATCGGCACGACTTCGACACCCGCTGGAGCGGCTGTCTCGAGCGTCGCGGGGACGGAGGCGACGCCGACTGGCGGTTCGTCTCGATGCACGTCAGCGTCGCTCGGGGACTGTGATGGTCGGACCGATGAGCGACGAGGAGCGACGCGCCGGCACCCAGCGGCTGTACGCCGGGTTCGTCGCCCTCGTCGGCGCCTCGGCCGGCCTGATGGCGATCTCGGGCGGGGCCACCCTCCTCCAGACCGCGGTCGTGGTGTTAGGGGGCCTCGTCGTCGGGGCCGGTCTGATGTGGTACCTGCTCCGGATGGGGCGTTAATCGACGCGCGCGAGCCATCTCTCCGGGTGGTCGAGTTCGTCGTTCGTCGGCAGGTGGTCTGGGGACTCCCAGACGACGCTCGCGCCCTCGATGCCGCGGGCGTCCGCGACCGCCTCGAAGAAGGCCTTGCCGCGCTCGTACTGGCGACGCTTCAACCCGAGGCCGAGCAGCCGACGGACGAGTCGTGCGATCGGGCCCCGACCCCGACGTCGGGCCTCGACCTTCTCGCGGAGGTCCTCGTACTCGTCGTCGAACGCCCGGTCCATGAGGAGTTCGGCGTACCCCTCGACGGCCGTCATCGCGGCGTCGAGCTCGCGAAACGCCGTCCGGTCGAACGCGCCCCCCGCGAGCGACTCGACGCCGCGTTCCATCTGAGACTCGAGGTACGAGGGGAGCCACGGAGCGGCGCCGAACTCCGCGGCGTGGGTCACCTCGTGGAAGGCGATCCACCGGCGAAAGCGCGCCTCGTCGACGTCGAGTTCGCGAGCGACCTGGCGGATGTTCGGGTGGACGAAGTAGAGCGCGTGCTCCTGGTCGCCGTCGGCCAGCAGGAGAGGGTCGTACTGGCCGAGGACGTTCTTGCCGAGAAACGAGAGCATCAGCGTCGTCGAGGCGGTGTTGAGCACGCGAGCGGCGCCCGGAAAGATCGCGTCGGTGCGGCTCTCGAGGGGGGCCATCACCCGCCGAAACGTCGAGACGTTGGCGTCGATCCAGTGGTGACGGTTCTGGATCTCGATCGTCCGCGGCAGGTCGAACGAGACGACCGCGACCTCACGGATCGCCGAGCGGGCGGCCCGCACGTCGGCGCGATACCCCTCGATCTCCGTCGGGGTGAGATCGACCGAACCGGGCGGCGTCGCGTTCTTCGCCGCCGCCGCGACGGCGTCCCAGTCGACCGGCCCCTCGCCAGAAGCCCCCGAGATCGTCCGGAGAGTTCGAAGGAGATTCACGACCCGACGTTCGATTCGCGCGGAGAAAATGCTTCGGACTCTCGGAGACTAGCTCTCGTAGTCGGAGAGTTCGACCTCCTCGTACTCCTCGGTCTCGGAGTCGAGGACGAACTTCTTCGCGACCACGGCGACGACCAGCAGGAAAAGCAGACCGATGACCATACCGATCCCGCCGCCTCCGTCCTCGACGTCGGCGTCCTCGGCGTCCTCGGCGTCCTCGGCGTCCTCGACGTCGACCTCGGTCGCTGCCTCGTCGTCGATCTCGACGTCCTCATCGACTCCGTCGTCCTCGGAGCCGAACAGGCCGAGCGAGGGACCGGTCGATTCCTCGTCGTTCTCGTTACCCGTGGCACCGAGCATCCGATCGAGGCCGCTGGCGCTAGGACTGAACTCGAGGTTCTCGACGTTGATCTCGAAAACCGTAGTCTTCTTCTCTCCCATGGTCACGAATGGACCGACCGAACACTTAGCCGTTTTGGACGCCGGAGCCGGGTCGTTCCCGTGCCGAGCGGGACCGCTCCTTTCGGTACGTTTAAGTGAGAATCGGGTGCGCGTAGGGGTATGAGTGGACGACCGCTTGACGTGCTCGAGGCCGCGATCGGCGATCCCGTGACGGTCCGCCTGAAGGACGGCGAGGAGTTCGACGGCACGCTCACCGGGTACGACCAGCACATGAACGTCGTCATCGAGGACGAGGACAACACAACCATTATACGCGGCGATAACGTGGTCTCGATAACTCCATGACTGGCGCAGGAACCCCGAGCCAAGGGAAGAAGAACATCACGACGCACGTCAAGTGCCGACGCTGTGGCGAGAAGTCGTATCACTCCAAGAAGAAGGAGTGTTCGTCGTGCGGGTTCGGCAAGTCGAAGAAGCAACGCGGCTACGCCTGGCAGTCGAAGACCGGCGACAACTGAGCACTGACCGCCTCTCCTCTCTCCGCTCTCTTCGGCGTAGCGACGGCCGCGCGTTTGCCGACGAAATATGCACGACCGTGTATAGATTCGCCACGGTCACGGAACGGGAATCCAGCTACGCGAGATTTTTACCGATGGACGACGAGTCGTTGATATGGACACCGGGCGAACGTTCGACGCGGGCGGTCCGACGGAGAAATGCGGGGTCGTCGGCGTCTCCTTCGCCGAGCGCGGTGCAGCACTGCCGCTGTACTACTCGCTGTACGCGCTCCAGCACCGCGGACAGGAATCGGCAGGCATCGTCACTCACGACGGGTTCCAGCAGCACGGCCACGTCGAGCGGGGACTGGTCGGTGACGCCTTCTCCCAGGAGGACCTCGACGCGCTGAACGGATCGGCGGGGATCGGTCACGTCCGCTACCCCACCTCGGGCGGGCTCGACCGCTCCTGTGCCCAGCCGTTTTCGGTCTCGTTCAAGAGCGGGTCGCTGGGGCTCAGCCACAACGGCAACCTCGTCAACGCCGACGAGCTCCGCGAGGAACTGGAGAACCTCGGTCACGCCTTCACGAGCGACGGCGACACCGAGGTGATCGCCCACGACCTGGCACGGAACCTACTGGAGGAGGATCTCATCCGCGCGGTGAAGCGGACGATGGGGCGGGTCCACGGCTCGTACTCGCTGACGATCATGCACGACGAGACCGTGTTGGGCGTGCGCGACCCCGAGGGGAACCGGCCGCTCTGCATCGGAAAGCTCGAGGACGGCTACGTGCTGGCGAGCGAGTCCGCCGCGATCGACACGCTCGACGGCGAGCTGGTGCGTGACGTCCGTCCCGGCGAACTGGTCGTCCTCCACGAGGACGGCGAGGGGTTCGACTCCCACCGGCTCGTCGACCGGGAGAACACCGCCCACTGCTTCTTCGAGCACGTCTACTTCGCCCGACCGGACTCCGTGATCGACGGTACCCTCGTCTACGAGGCCCGCCGCGAGCTCGG comes from the Halalkalicoccus sp. CG83 genome and includes:
- a CDS encoding 2Fe-2S iron-sulfur cluster-binding protein, with product MGETTYSVEIVVPEDADSERAGEVVEIEVGEEEYVLAAARNEGLWLPADCQQGWCTTCAAELLEGEVDQSDAKRYYEVDDDEDMTLICTAKPRSDLRIRSHQHREMLEHRAEYDKPPGKSKLG
- the dps gene encoding DNA protection during starvation protein, translating into MASEEKQHGSGSVEPGDTSQRVGMEVIRERGGDPEEIREKLIDAIGAEFTTYYYYTNLRTHLAGNEDYKEITEDARLEDRAHFELVMPRVYELDGMIPNDIRDFADRASCPDANLPEDPTPENILEVLLEAERCAIRTWSEVCDMTRECDPRTYDMAQRILQEEMDHEAWFIELLSMERDGEVNPAGHFVRGEPGDAPYSKNNPFNESA
- a CDS encoding ATP-dependent helicase, which encodes MDGDETPAGVDGLPFDPDAVEVDDREVLELFEPAVREWWLREFGAFVPENGGFFTPPQKEAIPAIHGRENVLICSPTGSGKTLASFAAIINELFVRERSGERANEDATPDEGNDESGTDGDEDDNDENGGGLENSVYCLYVSPLKSLANDIGRNLDEPLSGVAEILEERGESTEIRHAIRHGDTPSSERQRMLEETPHILNTTPETLAILLNSPKFREKLRTVEYVIVDEIHSLAENKRGTHLSVSLERLENLAERSPTRIGCSATVEPLETMAEFLVGCEEGESGEMEPREYEIVDTRFVREYDVELACPTDDLIHTPRELVQERFYDELDGLIGEHTNTIVFTNTRSGAERVLQNLRERPGYDESNSGCHHGSLSRESRQRVEEGLKAGELDVVTTSTSLELGIDMPHVDLVVQVGSPKSVASLLQRVGRAGHRLGRTVTGRVIALDRDELIECAVMLRKAEEGFVDRVFVPENATDVAAQHVYGMAIAQIRPEREVKATLKRAYPYRDFPDRQYESLMRYLTAEYEGLEERNVYAKIWRDENDPPDGQHHYPEHPVGEPLIGKRGRLARVIYMTNIGTIPDSFTCTVLTRGENERVGDLDESYLDTLDPGDVFVLGGQHFEFRYRRGSKVYVDRTNARPTVPSWFSERLPLSYDLACEILGFNRELTEHYGAGGPPAVRNWLREFPIDDHSVRAITRMFDEQVRYAGLESVSTDERLAIEEEHDRDEYKRRYYVRSNYGRRFNEGFSRLLAYRCAQSANANVNVAVADNGFALSMPLNRKVDLVGLIEGLDPENVRGLLRESLAGTDLLQRYFRINATRSLMILKRYKGYEKSASQQQVSSEMLLGFAGDLEEFAVLEETYREILEDKLSVSAIGDVLRSIRDGELTIERERVDSPSPLSFGLATLSASDVVLAEDESAVLKEFHDRVLETIGEDAAVLGN
- a CDS encoding MBL fold metallo-hydrolase, with translation MRITFLGTGSAMPTGERSQTGLLLSDGGRRLLVDCGSGVLHGLARTDVGYEGVSSLLLTHHHLDHVADLMPLMKARWLAGEEHLEIVGPEGTESLIDGLLDVHEYMQDRLDLTVREVGPHDFEVAGFEVEGYETRHSMYCLAYRFDDLFTFSGDSEAFEGLASFAEDSAVLVHDCSFPDDVDVSGHPTPAELGETLAGHEIGRVYITHLYPHTEGRHEEMLESVGEHYDGDVRIADDGLSVTIS
- a CDS encoding MBL fold metallo-hydrolase — translated: MESRATGVNPARIAELSDDADAFLLDVRRERDYEKWHIDGAYNVPLYDQLLAKDYDGLEAAIETGEIPADVPVYVVCVAGVTSARAADFLRERGYDAASMTDGMRGWGRVHQSYEIGSVDGVVQVVRPGTGCLSYVVHDDGEAVVVDPSLYVQEYVDIARERDLEIVGVVDTHAHADHVSGGRRLAAELTVPYLLHEADGGHLDWYVSIEGGDRIAVGERALEVVHTPGHTPGSVSLRFGNALLSGDTLFVRSVGRPDLEDDDEAAVRRAAARLFATLREIAAMPEETLVLPGHFGSETDRPLATTLGELRTTNDLLAIDSEAAFVERVVEGLGETPANYRRIKRVNWGLEPLGEETARLELGPNNCAAN